From the genome of Cytophagales bacterium WSM2-2:
TTTCCCGGAAAAACTGAAATGAGTGATTACCTCAAAGAGTACCGGGAGAAGTTCGATCTCCCGGTGTACCTGAAGAAAAAGGTGATCAAAGTAAAGAGCCATGCCAGGTATGACTTCGAGGTAGTCACCGAAAGCGAAAGTATCTTCTGCTCTAACCTGGTGATTGCTACAGGAGCCAATCAAAAACCGAGTTTCCCAATTTTTAAAGCAGCACTGAGTCATTCTGTTTTCTACCTGCACTCGTCTCAATATAAAAATCCGTCTTCCATTCCGCCCGGAGAAGTTTTGGTTGTTGGTGCAGGGACTTCGGGGGTGCAGATCGCAATTGATTTATCAAAAACGCACCGGGTCTACTTGTCAGGCATACCTACCTTTCATATCCCTGATTTTATTTTTGATTATTTGGGACGCTTCTACTGGTGGTTCATCCATACCATTCTAACCATAAACACGCCCATGGGAAGAAAGGCCAGGGAAGGAGTATTGCAGGGAGGAGCTCCGCTGATCAAAGTCTCTATGAAGGACGTGCTTGCCGCTGGCGTCAAATTGTTGCCAAGAATTGTCAGCGTGCAAGGCGATCAGTTTACTTTCGCAGACGAAAGCACAAGGGAATTTAAAACTATTGTATTCACCACGGGATTCAAACCCGACTTCAGCTGGATCGATCTCGACCTTCGTTATGAACACGGCTGGCCGAATACCAGGCGTGGTGTTTCTGTGAATTGGCCCGGGCTGTATTTCACCGGGATGCTCTTTCAATTTGGACTCACCTCAGCTTTGATAGGTGGTGCGGGCAGAGATGCCGAGTACGTGTGCCGGCAAATTCTACTACGGGTAAAGTCAAAATCAGTAGCCAGTCCGGATGAATCGGTACTGCAAAAAATCATTGCTGCACAAAAATAAATACGGTGATGAACGATGATTTTAAGACACGGCTGTACAATGTCTTTCTTTGGTGGGCGATCATTGGCTATAGTCTCTGGATAGGTGGTACGCTATTCAGCATGGTAGTTATTGTGCCTATGTGGAGCAGCTCTCCGCCTGATTCTGTTATCCGGTTTTTTACGGGGACTTCTTTCAGCTCTGTCATTTACAATTTTTTTGGCCCGCCATGGATGCTTTTAAGAGTGGTTCCGTTATTCCTTGCTTTGTTTCTTGGCTGGAAAAAGAAGCAACGGACTATGCTTTTGGTGGCGTGTGGTTGCATGATGGCGATCATCATTTATACGATCGTTTATATCTACCCGATTAATCTCCTGCTTATGGAGCAAACGAATTTTATTACGGATGATCAAATTGTGATTTTGACTTGCCGGTGGATAGAAGCAGACAGGATAAGGTACCTGGTCGGATGCATCGGATATCTTTTTTTGCTCAGAGCATTTCAACTTTCCGGCCCAACGTCTTAACCGCACCGGGCTACAGAGAATGATATTAACACCCGCACTGCGGTATATTATTGATTGTACCTGCCCGGGCTTATCACGGAAAACAGTGATTTAGCCAGGCGGGCAGGTAATCATTTTGGTCATTTGGCTAGATTTGAGGCGCTGAAATAGGTTTGGCTATGGGTGTGGTTTATAAAGGAGGATTGAAAGAAATGCAGACTTCCGAGGCCGGGTTGGAAGAAATATTGCGTGGTACAAGTATTATTGCCTCGCCTTTGCTTGACCGGTTACGGCAGGATAAAAGCAGGGCGATTTATCTCGTGTCATGCCTGCAAAACAAGTATCTTTTTGTAGATGATTCTTTCCGGGAAGTTACCGGGTATGCTCCGGCTGAACTATTAAATAAAGGATTGGAATTCTGGATTCCCTTAATTCACCCCGAGAATAAGGCGGGTGTAATGGAGTCTATCATTGAAGGGCACCGGTTGCTGCTTGACCCTGATTACTCTGTAAAAGAGTTGCGCCCTCTGAACCTGGTTTATAAATTTAAACGAAAAGAAGGGCAGTGGATCTGGCTGCAGGAAACGAAATGGATTATTCCTTCTCATGACAATGTCAAGGATTTCATTCTTGGATCGCTGACGGACATTACCGCGCAAAGATTAAACGAAGACCTTGGCCTACTTCAGACGGCAAGTAATAATAGTAATGGCTTGCTTAAAGCCGCATTGAAATATAAGGAGGCCAATAAAAAGCAATTGATCGATCAGAGCCAGGTGACTGAGCCTGCACGGAATAAAAATATAGACCTGCTGACTAAACGAGAAAAGGAAATTCTGAAGTTGATTTCGGAGGGGCTTTCTTCCAAGCAAGTCTCTGATAAACTTTTTATCAGCATTAATACGGTGGAGACACACCGAAGGCACCTGCTGTCTAAACTGAAAGTGAAGAATTCAATCGAGCTAGTTAAGGAGGCGTCCAAAGCTTTCTGGCTTTAGATCTTTTCGGGCACAACTAACTTTTAGAAGATGTGACATTTCCGAACGGGTTGTTGTTGGTCTCCGACCAATGACTTTTGATATTTCTCCTGAAACTCGGGATCATTTGATCAAGGCCACCACTACAATCCTGAAATAAAATAAGCTGAGACATGAAATTCGTAAGTCTGTAAATTGAAGTCTGGATGTTTTTTATAATTTCCGGCTTCAATTTTATTACGGATGA
Proteins encoded in this window:
- a CDS encoding oxidoreductase, coding for MMRFEKKYFDTIVVGAGQAGLATGYYLKAGGVDFAILEASGSVGEVWDDRWDSLKLFTPAQYNSLPGFPFPAKRGTFPGKTEMSDYLKEYREKFDLPVYLKKKVIKVKSHARYDFEVVTESESIFCSNLVIATGANQKPSFPIFKAALSHSVFYLHSSQYKNPSSIPPGEVLVVGAGTSGVQIAIDLSKTHRVYLSGIPTFHIPDFIFDYLGRFYWWFIHTILTINTPMGRKAREGVLQGGAPLIKVSMKDVLAAGVKLLPRIVSVQGDQFTFADESTREFKTIVFTTGFKPDFSWIDLDLRYEHGWPNTRRGVSVNWPGLYFTGMLFQFGLTSALIGGAGRDAEYVCRQILLRVKSKSVASPDESVLQKIIAAQK